ACGCTCCGCTCCTACGCAGTAAGTCAAATGAGCTTCCTCCTTTCTGCCATCACGTTATAAATATCATTTATTATATGCCGAAGTTCATTATACAGGAGAATGCTTCCTAGCCTAGCAACCTTGGATAGGTTAGAATGTTGTTACTAAGATATTTACATGATGCAAATTCTAGCCTAAGAACCTTGGATAGGTTAGAATGTTGCTACCAAGATATTTGCATGATGCAAATCCTAGCCTAACAACCTTGGATAGGTTAGAATGTCGCTACCAAGATATTTACATGATGCAAATCCTAGCCTAAGAACCTTGAATAGGTTAGAAATCCTAGCCTAACAACCTCGAATAGGTTAGAATATTGCTACCAAGATATTTACATGAAGCAAATCCTAGGCTAAGAACCTTGGATAGGTTAGAAATCCTAGTCTAACAACCTCGAATAGGTTAGAATATTGCTACCATGATATTTGCATAATGCAAATCTGCACCTTGCAATTCATATCTTGCACGAGGCCTGACATAAATTGTCTGAATAAatctgcaaacccagtaaataaaTATTGTAAAATCCCCCAAAAGTTCATTTTCCAACTAGCCTAAATATTGATAATAATCTTAATTGTTCAAATCCTTCTGCAACTATGAATAAGTTCTATTCATTAATGGTTTTGTGTGTTTACAGACGTGGGTCCAGAGCTAATTATTCGACGAGAGTGTCCAAGACGACTCTGTACCCCAGAGCAAGCTAAGGAGGCCAAGTGGCTTATCGTCCAGATCCAGAAGAGATACCCGAGGAAATTTTACAACACTATCAACAGACTAGCCTCGAGGAATCCCTATTTTAGAAAATAATGTGGAATATTTATTGATTACCCCCTCTGTTAATTTATAAGGTAGCCTGTAGACATTAGGGACATTGTGTATCAGAGACTGTACAATGAATGGGGGGAAAGGGAGAATTAATCCCCTTAGGGGAGCCAACAattgtggtggggggagggggggggcaattaccaggaaaacacacacacacacacacacacacacacacacacacacacacacacacacacacacacacacacacacacacacacacacacacacacacacacactgaggaggatttcctgagacctggaactttaaagaacaagaggtcatagatataaactagctaaacacagatgccgaagaaatataagaaaattcactttcgcaaacagagtggtagacggttggaacaagttaagtgagaaggtggtggtggaggccaagaccgtcagtagtttcaaagcgttatatgacaaagagtgctgggaagacgggacaccacgagcgtagctctcatcctgtaactacactcaggtaattacacacacacagtacatctAACAACATCAATAGGTGAAGCTGTGATCAAAATACAACCTCTTGTTCGTCCTGTACATCTTAAGACAGTGAGATCGTCCTGTACATCTTAAGACAGTGAGATCGTCCTGTACATCTTAAGACAGTGAGATCGTCCTGTACATCTTAAGACAGTGAGATCGTCCTGTACATCTTAAGACAGTGAGATCGTCCTGTACATCTTAAGACAATGAGATCGTCCTGTACATCTTAAGACAGTGAGATCGTCCTGTACATCTTAAGACAGTGAGATCGTCCTGTACATCTTAAGACAACACACAAGAGATCTTTCACTCAACTCCTAGTTCTGGTACCAAGTGTGTGGACTCGTTTCATGAGACACCCAGGAGGTaatttttaaatataaaaattGAAATTCCTTTTCAAATGCCAAATATTTGTGTTTATTGTATGAACAAGTCTTGACGCAGTGATTTTGTTTG
This genomic window from Procambarus clarkii isolate CNS0578487 chromosome 85, FALCON_Pclarkii_2.0, whole genome shotgun sequence contains:
- the LOC123746635 gene encoding uncharacterized protein — its product is MRFVLMACVVALLAVGSQGQRPRFRIPSRLELEVALNNPDTVDKALACIEGRPCDLPETYAPLLRNVGPELIIRRECPRRLCTPEQAKEAKWLIVQIQKRYPRKFYNTINRLASRNPYFRK